A region from the Cryptosporangium arvum DSM 44712 genome encodes:
- a CDS encoding glycoside hydrolase family 65 protein has protein sequence MIGDSPFAVEPWAVREPSVDLDRLGVSESVFTLSNGHIGLRGNLDEGEPHGLPGTYLNSFCELRPLPYAEGGYGYPESGQAIVNVTNGKLIRLLVDDEPLDVRYGQVVEHERVLDFRTGLLTRDLHWVSPAGKAVRLRSERLVSLVQRSIAAISYTVTAGDEPVQLVLQSELFANEDLPAAEDDPRIEAALARPLVPEVHTDNTTGATLLHSLRGTGLRMAAATDHDVHGPAGTETHSSSSENIGRTTVICRLAPGRSLRIVKYLAYGWSSRRSMPALNDQVRAALTAARYTGWDGLLDEQRAYLDEFWAGADVEVEGDPQLQQAVRFGLFHVLQAGARAEGRAIPAKGLTGPGYDGHTFWDTETFVLPMLSHTVPDAAAHALRWRRETLPLALERAQQLGFEGAAFPWRTIRGQECSGYWPAGTAALHVNADIADAVLRHVGATGDDEFERTVGLELLTATARLWRSVGHHDGDGGFRIDGVTGPDEYSAIADNNLFTNLMAQRNLRGAADVCRRHPDEAAELGVGHEEIASWQDAADAMVLPFDAKRGVHAQSENFTEHALWDFGGTPPEKYPLLLHFPYLDLYRKQVVKQADLVLAMQLCPEAFSPEQKQRNFAYYEQITVRDSSLSAATQGVLAAETGHLGLAYEYLCETGMLDLHDLAGNTEHGLHLAALSGVWSGVVAGFGGLRHLAAGLSFAPRLPEELSRIAFMIRWRGRRLRVEVHPGEARYRLIDGADLELLHHGERLTVGKAEVTAGIPAFGPVEPVRQPVGREPLVRRLRAGGSS, from the coding sequence GTGATCGGGGACTCGCCGTTCGCGGTCGAGCCGTGGGCGGTGCGTGAGCCCTCGGTCGACCTCGACCGGCTCGGCGTCTCCGAATCGGTGTTCACGCTGTCCAACGGTCACATCGGCCTGCGCGGCAACCTCGACGAGGGCGAGCCGCACGGGCTGCCGGGCACGTACCTCAACTCGTTCTGCGAGCTGCGGCCGTTACCGTACGCCGAGGGCGGCTACGGCTACCCGGAGTCGGGGCAGGCCATCGTCAACGTCACTAACGGCAAGCTGATCCGGCTCCTGGTCGACGACGAGCCGCTCGACGTCCGCTACGGGCAGGTCGTCGAGCACGAGCGGGTCCTCGACTTCCGCACCGGCCTGCTCACCCGCGACCTGCACTGGGTCTCCCCGGCGGGCAAGGCGGTGCGGCTGCGCTCCGAGCGGCTGGTCTCGCTGGTGCAGCGCTCGATCGCGGCGATCAGCTACACGGTCACCGCGGGTGACGAGCCGGTCCAGCTCGTCCTGCAGTCCGAGCTGTTCGCGAACGAGGACCTGCCGGCGGCCGAGGACGACCCACGCATCGAGGCGGCGCTGGCCCGGCCGCTGGTGCCCGAGGTGCACACCGACAACACCACCGGTGCGACGCTGCTGCACAGCCTGCGCGGCACCGGCCTGCGGATGGCTGCGGCGACGGACCACGACGTCCACGGCCCGGCCGGCACCGAGACGCACTCGAGCTCGAGCGAGAACATCGGCCGCACCACGGTGATCTGCCGGCTGGCCCCCGGCCGCTCGCTGCGGATCGTCAAGTACCTGGCCTACGGCTGGTCGTCCCGGCGCTCGATGCCGGCGCTCAACGACCAGGTGCGCGCCGCGCTCACCGCGGCCCGCTACACCGGGTGGGACGGCCTGCTCGACGAGCAGCGCGCGTACCTCGACGAGTTCTGGGCCGGCGCGGACGTCGAGGTGGAAGGCGATCCGCAGCTGCAGCAGGCGGTGCGGTTCGGCCTGTTCCACGTGCTGCAGGCCGGGGCCCGCGCCGAGGGGCGCGCGATCCCGGCGAAGGGTCTCACCGGCCCGGGCTACGACGGCCACACGTTCTGGGACACCGAGACGTTCGTGCTGCCGATGCTCAGCCACACCGTGCCCGACGCCGCCGCGCACGCGCTGAGGTGGCGCCGCGAGACGCTGCCGCTGGCGCTCGAGCGGGCCCAGCAGCTCGGTTTCGAGGGCGCGGCGTTCCCGTGGCGCACGATCCGCGGCCAGGAGTGTTCCGGCTACTGGCCGGCCGGCACCGCCGCGCTGCACGTCAACGCCGACATCGCCGACGCCGTCCTGCGTCATGTCGGAGCGACCGGCGACGACGAGTTCGAGCGGACGGTCGGGCTCGAGCTGCTGACCGCGACCGCACGGCTCTGGCGCTCGGTCGGGCACCACGACGGCGACGGCGGGTTCCGCATCGACGGCGTCACCGGCCCCGACGAGTACAGCGCGATCGCCGACAACAACCTGTTCACCAACCTCATGGCGCAACGCAACCTCCGCGGCGCCGCCGACGTCTGCCGCCGCCATCCCGACGAGGCCGCGGAACTCGGCGTCGGCCACGAGGAGATCGCCTCCTGGCAGGACGCGGCCGACGCGATGGTGCTGCCGTTCGACGCCAAGCGCGGGGTGCACGCGCAGTCGGAGAACTTCACCGAGCACGCGCTCTGGGACTTCGGCGGGACGCCACCGGAGAAGTACCCGCTGCTGCTGCACTTCCCCTACCTCGACCTGTACCGCAAGCAGGTCGTGAAGCAGGCCGACCTGGTGCTCGCGATGCAGCTCTGCCCGGAGGCGTTCTCGCCCGAGCAGAAGCAGCGCAACTTCGCCTACTACGAGCAGATCACCGTGCGTGACTCGTCGCTCTCGGCCGCGACCCAAGGCGTGCTGGCCGCCGAGACCGGCCACCTCGGGCTGGCCTACGAGTACCTCTGCGAGACCGGCATGCTCGACCTGCACGACCTGGCCGGCAACACCGAGCACGGGCTGCACCTCGCGGCGCTGTCCGGGGTGTGGTCCGGTGTCGTCGCCGGGTTCGGCGGCCTGCGTCACCTCGCGGCGGGCCTGTCGTTCGCGCCCCGGCTCCCGGAGGAGCTCAGCCGGATCGCGTTCATGATCCGGTGGCGCGGGCGTCGGCTCCGGGTGGAGGTGCACCCGGGGGAGGCCCGCTACCGCTTGATCGACGGGGCCGATCTGGAGCTGTTGCACCACGGCGAGCGGCTGACCGTGGGTAAGGCCGAGGTCACGGCCGGAATCCCGGCGTTCGGCCCGGTCGAACCGGTGCGGCAGCCGGTCGGCCGGGAGCCGCTGGTCCGGCGTCTGCGTGCCGGCGGTTCGTCCTAA
- a CDS encoding Hsp70 family protein, with translation MSGSREDSALRPAGSGPLLGVDLGLTNTVALLRRPDGRSSPLLFDGEPVLPSGVLLDADGTVRVGRDAERAAASDPDHFEPAPRRHITEQKFRLGERDTTPTDLLAGVLTAVAKSAEATLGTVPPAALTYPVRWAAAEQQTLREAAGHAGFADVTLIPEPVAAVAAVGASMAVERRLVVVDVGARGFDVSVLAPSSGRLAVVAVGGDPTVGGRRIDAAIAAHLAAAAGRQRREIWRAIDRPRTLDQRRAQREFWADVRAAKEALDEAEFVPVSVPGTADIVPLTRADLERFARPVADRVARVTARVLREAQVTPEELDAIVLVGGSAPLPTLWVTLRDTLGIEPVQPDPPAFAMAGGALGRLAADLALPVGTRPAAGGAAMGVPRPPRVVAPPRLPVAGGAFTRVARAAARLVRRPVAEISAPPRRAALPAPRQPEDGLPGLAALPALRPIPEVPDQRRAPLHSAAHRDPSQPYERAALAWTRFGWFLVLLAIVAVLAVAGFVLVL, from the coding sequence GTGTCTGGCTCTCGTGAGGATTCGGCGTTACGCCCGGCTGGGTCCGGGCCGCTGCTCGGCGTCGACCTGGGGCTGACGAACACCGTCGCGCTGCTCCGGCGTCCCGACGGCCGGAGCAGCCCGCTGCTCTTCGACGGTGAGCCGGTGCTGCCCTCGGGCGTGTTGCTCGACGCCGACGGGACGGTCCGGGTGGGCCGGGACGCCGAGCGCGCCGCCGCCTCCGATCCCGACCACTTCGAGCCCGCGCCGCGGCGACACATCACCGAGCAGAAGTTCCGCCTCGGTGAGCGCGACACCACGCCGACCGATCTGCTGGCCGGGGTCCTGACCGCGGTGGCGAAGTCGGCCGAGGCCACGCTCGGCACGGTGCCGCCCGCCGCGCTGACCTATCCGGTCCGGTGGGCGGCGGCCGAACAGCAGACGCTGCGCGAGGCCGCCGGGCACGCCGGGTTCGCCGACGTCACGCTGATCCCCGAGCCGGTCGCCGCGGTGGCCGCGGTCGGCGCGTCGATGGCGGTCGAACGCCGCCTCGTGGTCGTCGACGTCGGAGCGCGCGGCTTCGACGTCTCGGTGCTGGCCCCGTCGTCGGGGCGGCTCGCGGTCGTGGCCGTCGGCGGTGACCCCACGGTCGGCGGACGCCGGATCGACGCGGCGATCGCGGCCCACCTCGCAGCGGCCGCCGGTCGCCAGCGGCGCGAGATCTGGCGGGCGATCGACCGCCCCCGCACCCTCGACCAGCGCCGCGCGCAGCGGGAGTTCTGGGCCGACGTCCGCGCGGCCAAGGAAGCGCTCGACGAGGCCGAGTTCGTGCCGGTCTCGGTGCCGGGCACCGCCGACATCGTGCCGCTGACCCGGGCCGACCTGGAGCGCTTCGCCCGGCCGGTGGCCGACCGGGTGGCCCGGGTGACCGCGCGGGTGCTGCGCGAGGCGCAGGTGACGCCGGAGGAACTCGACGCGATCGTCCTGGTGGGTGGCTCGGCGCCGTTGCCCACGCTGTGGGTGACGCTGCGCGACACGCTGGGCATCGAGCCGGTCCAGCCCGACCCGCCCGCGTTCGCGATGGCCGGTGGGGCGCTCGGCCGGCTCGCCGCGGACCTCGCGCTGCCGGTCGGTACCCGGCCGGCCGCCGGTGGAGCGGCGATGGGCGTTCCGCGGCCACCCCGGGTGGTGGCGCCGCCTCGACTGCCGGTGGCCGGGGGTGCGTTCACCCGGGTCGCCCGGGCCGCCGCCCGCCTGGTGCGGCGCCCGGTCGCCGAGATCAGCGCGCCACCGCGCCGGGCCGCGTTACCCGCCCCGCGCCAGCCCGAGGACGGTCTGCCCGGCCTGGCCGCGCTCCCGGCCCTGCGCCCGATCCCGGAGGTACCGGACCAACGCCGCGCCCCGCTGCACTCGGCCGCGCACCGCGATCCGTCCCAGCCCTACGAGCGCGCGGCGCTGGCCTGGACCCGCTTCGGCTGGTTCCTGGTCCTGCTGGCGATCGTCGCCGTACTGGCCGTCGCCGGGTTCGTCCTTGTTCTTTAG
- a CDS encoding DUF3349 domain-containing protein — MSEPRSNFVARAVEWLRAGYPSGVPRQDYVALLGLLRRKLTEHEVRSIADDLALLALQGEEITTADVEKLINEATLDQASEEDVARVSAHLAAGGWPLADAPA, encoded by the coding sequence ATGAGCGAACCGCGCTCCAACTTCGTCGCCCGCGCCGTGGAGTGGCTCCGCGCCGGCTACCCGTCCGGTGTCCCGCGCCAGGACTACGTGGCGCTGCTGGGTCTGCTCCGGCGCAAGCTGACCGAGCACGAGGTCCGCTCGATCGCCGACGACCTCGCGCTCCTCGCCCTGCAGGGCGAGGAGATCACCACGGCCGACGTGGAGAAGCTGATCAACGAGGCGACGCTCGACCAGGCGTCCGAAGAGGACGTGGCCCGCGTCTCCGCCCACCTGGCGGCCGGCGGCTGGCCCCTGGCCGACGCCCCGGCCTAG
- a CDS encoding inorganic phosphate transporter, with product MTAATVILVLVVVTALAFDFTNGFHDTANAMATSIATKALQPKTAVALSGILNLIGAFLSVEVALTVTNAVVKIQNKDGTPKDALVADGGQALLFIVLAGLAGGIIWNLLTWLLGLPSSSSHALFGGLVGATIAGLGFSGVNWNGDGSKLDGVVGKVILPALLSPVIACLIAAAGTWLIYAVVRGVAERYTNTGFRWGQIGSASLVSLAHGTNDAQKTMGVITLALIASGHWTDTENIPFWVKACCALAIALGTYLGGWRIIRTLGKGLVEIAPPQGMAAESASAAVILTSSHLGFALSTTHVATGSILGTGIGKRGAEVRWKVAGRMVTAWVITLPSAAIVGALLWYIGDVLGGGLFGAIVVFALLVAAAGYMYHRSRQKPVHAGNVNDEWDGADRPADRATETV from the coding sequence GTGACAGCCGCAACCGTCATTCTCGTGCTAGTCGTGGTCACGGCGTTGGCCTTCGACTTCACCAACGGGTTCCACGACACCGCGAACGCGATGGCCACGTCCATCGCCACCAAGGCGCTGCAGCCCAAGACCGCAGTCGCCTTATCCGGGATCCTCAACCTCATCGGCGCGTTCCTGTCCGTGGAGGTCGCCCTCACGGTCACCAACGCCGTGGTGAAGATCCAGAACAAGGACGGAACACCCAAGGACGCGCTCGTCGCCGACGGCGGCCAGGCGCTCCTGTTCATCGTGCTGGCCGGTCTGGCCGGCGGCATCATCTGGAACCTGCTGACCTGGCTGCTCGGCCTGCCGTCCAGCTCGTCGCACGCATTGTTCGGCGGCCTGGTCGGGGCCACGATCGCCGGTCTGGGCTTCAGCGGCGTCAACTGGAACGGCGACGGCAGCAAGCTCGACGGCGTCGTCGGGAAAGTGATCCTGCCCGCGTTGTTGTCGCCGGTGATCGCGTGTCTGATCGCCGCGGCCGGGACGTGGCTGATCTACGCGGTCGTCCGGGGCGTCGCCGAGCGCTACACGAACACCGGGTTCCGCTGGGGCCAGATCGGTTCCGCGTCGCTCGTCTCGCTCGCGCACGGCACCAACGACGCCCAGAAGACGATGGGCGTCATCACGCTCGCGCTCATCGCCAGCGGCCACTGGACCGACACCGAGAACATCCCGTTCTGGGTGAAGGCCTGCTGTGCGCTCGCGATCGCCCTCGGCACCTACCTCGGTGGCTGGCGGATCATCCGGACGCTCGGCAAGGGCCTGGTCGAGATCGCTCCCCCGCAGGGCATGGCGGCCGAGAGCGCGTCGGCCGCGGTCATCCTGACCTCGAGCCACCTCGGTTTCGCACTGTCGACCACGCACGTGGCGACCGGCTCCATCCTCGGAACCGGCATCGGGAAGCGGGGCGCGGAGGTCCGCTGGAAGGTCGCCGGCCGCATGGTGACGGCCTGGGTCATCACGCTGCCGAGCGCGGCGATCGTCGGCGCGCTGCTCTGGTACATCGGTGACGTCCTCGGCGGCGGTCTGTTCGGCGCGATCGTCGTCTTCGCGCTGCTCGTCGCGGCGGCCGGATACATGTACCACCGGTCGCGGCAGAAGCCGGTGCACGCGGGCAACGTCAACGACGAGTGGGACGGCGCGGACCGGCCCGCCGATCGCGCCACCGAGACGGTCTGA
- a CDS encoding MDR family MFS transporter, which yields MTAQTAPRSASGEAMTHRQTLEALSGLLLVLFVAMTSATVVSTALPTIIGALDGSQSQYTWVVTASLLAATATTPIWGKLADLFSKKLLVQIAIGIFLVGSVICGFAQNAGELIAARAFQGLGMGGLQALVQVVMAAMIPPRERGRYNGYLGGVMALATVGGPLLGGLIVDTSWLGWRWCFFIGVPIAIVALVVLQRTLYLAVVKRAGVSIDYPGAILIAGGVSILLIWVTFVGDTFAWVSWPTAAMVGGGVLVLAFATWVESRVKEPVVPLRVIAQRTPALAIVASLSVGMAMFGGAVFLGQYFQIGRGYSPTEAGLLTIPMMAGVLLSSTISGRLITATGTIKPYIVGGTIVLVAGFGVLGTIDHLTSLWLVGVGMFLVGTGVGMSMQNLVLVVQNTVALSDLGAASGAITFFRSLGGTIGVSVLGAVLANKVTTDITAHLRAAGVPASAGGDTSTLDLKSLPPAFQEIVRAAYGDATGHIFLIAAGIAVVGVLAAVALPKVELRTTVDLARADRDPDEVTPLTEVAGGVGVEDGNRTEGVRHR from the coding sequence ATGACCGCGCAGACCGCACCACGATCGGCCTCCGGCGAGGCCATGACGCACCGCCAGACGCTGGAGGCGCTCTCCGGCCTCCTGCTGGTCCTCTTCGTCGCGATGACCAGCGCCACCGTGGTCTCCACCGCGCTGCCGACGATCATCGGCGCGCTCGACGGCAGCCAGTCGCAGTACACCTGGGTGGTGACCGCCAGCCTGCTCGCGGCCACCGCGACGACGCCGATCTGGGGCAAGCTCGCCGACCTGTTCAGCAAGAAGCTGCTGGTCCAGATCGCGATCGGGATCTTCCTGGTCGGCTCGGTCATCTGCGGTTTCGCGCAGAACGCCGGCGAACTGATCGCCGCGCGCGCCTTCCAGGGCCTCGGCATGGGTGGTCTGCAGGCGCTGGTGCAGGTCGTGATGGCCGCGATGATCCCGCCCCGCGAGCGCGGCCGGTACAACGGCTACCTCGGCGGCGTGATGGCGCTGGCCACGGTCGGCGGCCCGCTGCTGGGCGGCCTGATCGTCGACACCTCGTGGCTCGGCTGGCGCTGGTGCTTCTTCATCGGGGTGCCGATCGCGATCGTCGCGCTCGTCGTCCTGCAGCGGACGCTGTACCTGGCGGTCGTGAAGCGTGCGGGTGTCTCGATCGACTACCCGGGCGCGATCCTGATCGCCGGTGGCGTGAGCATCCTGCTGATCTGGGTGACGTTCGTCGGCGACACGTTCGCCTGGGTGTCCTGGCCGACCGCGGCGATGGTCGGCGGCGGCGTGCTCGTGCTGGCGTTCGCCACCTGGGTGGAGAGCCGGGTGAAGGAACCCGTGGTGCCGCTGCGCGTCATCGCCCAGCGCACCCCGGCGCTCGCGATCGTCGCCAGCCTCTCGGTCGGCATGGCGATGTTCGGCGGCGCGGTCTTCCTCGGTCAGTACTTCCAGATCGGCCGCGGCTACAGCCCGACCGAGGCCGGGCTGCTGACGATCCCGATGATGGCCGGCGTCCTGCTCTCCTCGACGATCTCCGGGCGGCTGATCACGGCGACCGGCACGATCAAGCCGTACATCGTCGGCGGCACGATCGTGCTGGTCGCCGGATTCGGCGTGCTCGGGACGATCGACCACCTCACCAGTCTGTGGCTGGTCGGCGTCGGCATGTTCCTGGTCGGTACCGGCGTCGGCATGTCGATGCAGAACCTGGTGCTGGTGGTCCAGAACACCGTGGCGCTCTCCGACCTCGGCGCGGCCAGCGGCGCGATCACGTTCTTCCGCTCGCTCGGCGGCACGATCGGCGTCTCGGTGCTCGGCGCGGTGCTCGCGAACAAGGTCACCACCGACATCACCGCCCACCTGCGTGCGGCCGGCGTGCCGGCGAGCGCCGGTGGCGACACCAGCACGCTGGACCTCAAGTCCCTGCCGCCGGCTTTCCAGGAGATCGTGCGCGCGGCCTACGGCGACGCCACCGGCCACATCTTCCTGATCGCCGCCGGGATCGCGGTGGTGGGGGTGCTGGCCGCGGTCGCGCTGCCGAAGGTCGAGCTGCGAACCACCGTCGACCTGGCCCGGGCCGACCGCGACCCCGACGAGGTCACCCCGCTCACCGAGGTCGCCGGGGGCGTCGGGGTGGAGGACGGGAACCGCACCGAGGGCGTCCGCCACCGCTGA
- a CDS encoding TetR/AcrR family transcriptional regulator, whose protein sequence is MDGLRERKKTAARQALHEAAVRLALEQGLDRVTTEAIADAAELSRRTFSNYFPSKEDAILHGDVERLREWLDALRERPRAEPPWCALRESLRALYGQWADPNLARATAMRALRQHPSLVARQSVIYGAFERDVARVLQERSGTDTPDARRATRVLAAAFLAGLRVATALWIEEPEVRALIPTIDEVLDQVGASFR, encoded by the coding sequence GTGGACGGACTGCGTGAGCGGAAGAAGACGGCGGCGCGCCAGGCGTTGCACGAGGCCGCGGTCCGGCTCGCGCTCGAGCAGGGTCTGGACCGGGTCACGACCGAGGCCATCGCGGACGCCGCCGAACTCTCGCGCCGCACGTTCTCGAACTACTTCCCGAGCAAGGAGGACGCGATCCTGCACGGCGACGTCGAGCGGCTCCGGGAGTGGCTCGACGCGCTCCGGGAGCGACCGCGCGCCGAGCCGCCGTGGTGCGCGCTGCGGGAGAGCCTGCGCGCGCTGTACGGGCAGTGGGCCGACCCGAACCTGGCCCGCGCGACCGCGATGCGCGCGCTGCGTCAGCACCCGTCGCTCGTCGCCCGCCAGTCGGTCATCTACGGGGCGTTCGAGCGTGACGTCGCCCGGGTGCTCCAGGAGCGGTCCGGAACCGACACCCCGGACGCGCGCCGGGCCACCCGCGTGCTGGCCGCCGCGTTCCTCGCCGGGCTGCGCGTCGCCACCGCGCTCTGGATCGAGGAACCCGAGGTCCGCGCGCTGATCCCGACGATCGACGAGGTACTAGACCAGGTGGGCGCCTCGTTCCGGTAA
- a CDS encoding MFS transporter: MLRAPADAPATPRFIVPVLASGGLVAAIMQTIVVPLIPSLPTLLDAAPDDASWVLTATLLAGAVATPVAGRMGDMFGKRRMMIVSLGLLVVGAVCSALSGSLALMVVGRVLQGAGAGAIPLGISLMKDILPADRQGSAIAFMSSTMGTGAAIGLPASALVAENADWHLLFWGAGAVGALALVAVVAVVPESGLRAGGRFDVVGAAGLAVWLTGLLLVISKGNTWGWTSPAVVGPAAVAAVVAPLWAMFELRRKAPLVDLRTTVRRPVLVTNCASVLIGFAMYGSVMILPQLLQAPRGTGFGLGQSMLAAGLCMAPSGLVMLFASPLSARLTAARGARTTLLVGATVLGSAFAAASFLMHAVWQIVLIAIVTGLGIALAYAAMPTLIMQNVPVGETAAANGLNTLMRSLGTSMSSAIMAVLLADAFVTTGGGALPTGLGAFRLAYTVAAAAALTGALLCLLLPRERR, encoded by the coding sequence ATGCTGCGAGCGCCCGCGGACGCGCCGGCGACACCCCGCTTCATCGTCCCCGTGCTCGCCAGCGGCGGCCTGGTCGCCGCGATCATGCAGACGATCGTCGTCCCGCTGATCCCGAGCCTGCCGACCCTGCTCGACGCCGCGCCCGACGACGCGTCCTGGGTACTCACCGCCACGCTGCTCGCCGGGGCCGTGGCGACGCCGGTCGCCGGCCGGATGGGCGACATGTTCGGCAAGCGCCGGATGATGATCGTCTCGCTCGGGCTGCTCGTCGTCGGCGCGGTGTGCTCGGCGCTCAGCGGTTCGCTCGCGCTGATGGTCGTCGGCCGGGTGCTGCAGGGCGCCGGAGCGGGCGCGATCCCGCTCGGCATCAGCCTGATGAAAGACATCCTCCCGGCCGACCGGCAAGGCTCGGCGATCGCGTTCATGAGTTCGACGATGGGCACCGGCGCGGCGATCGGCCTGCCGGCGTCCGCGCTCGTCGCCGAGAACGCCGACTGGCACCTGCTGTTCTGGGGCGCGGGAGCGGTCGGCGCGCTGGCGCTGGTCGCGGTCGTCGCCGTCGTCCCGGAGTCGGGCCTGCGGGCCGGCGGCCGGTTCGACGTGGTCGGCGCCGCCGGGCTCGCGGTGTGGCTGACCGGCCTGCTGCTCGTCATCTCCAAGGGCAACACCTGGGGCTGGACCAGCCCGGCCGTGGTGGGCCCCGCCGCCGTCGCCGCGGTGGTGGCGCCGCTGTGGGCAATGTTCGAGCTGCGCCGGAAGGCTCCGCTCGTCGATCTGCGGACGACCGTGCGCCGGCCGGTGCTGGTGACCAACTGCGCGTCGGTGCTGATCGGCTTCGCGATGTACGGCAGCGTGATGATCCTGCCGCAACTGCTGCAGGCACCGCGCGGCACCGGCTTCGGGCTCGGTCAGTCGATGCTCGCCGCCGGGCTCTGCATGGCGCCCAGCGGTCTGGTGATGCTGTTCGCGTCGCCGCTCTCGGCCCGGCTGACCGCGGCCCGCGGCGCGCGGACGACGCTGCTGGTCGGGGCCACCGTGCTCGGGTCCGCGTTCGCGGCCGCGTCGTTCCTCATGCACGCGGTCTGGCAGATCGTGCTCATCGCGATCGTCACCGGCCTCGGCATCGCGCTCGCCTACGCCGCCATGCCGACGCTGATCATGCAGAACGTCCCGGTGGGGGAGACCGCGGCGGCGAACGGGCTCAACACGCTGATGCGATCGCTGGGAACGTCGATGTCCAGCGCGATCATGGCGGTGCTGCTCGCCGACGCGTTCGTCACCACCGGCGGCGGCGCGCTGCCGACCGGTCTGGGCGCGTTCCGCCTCGCCTACACGGTCGCGGCGGCCGCGGCGCTCACCGGTGCCCTGCTCTGCCTGCTCCTGCCCCGCGAGCGCCGCTAG
- a CDS encoding RNA polymerase sigma factor, with translation MTTSLRSRVRAGDPAAFGELFDTAARRVYNHAYRLLGDWSAAEDAVSLTFLEAWRCRSRVRPDGDSLVPWLLGIATNVARNTARARRRHAAALGRLPMPHDEPDFADDVADRVDVLASARSAQEALARLRRPEREVFALCVYASLDYAAAAEALGIPVGTVRSRLSRARARLRDVTVPAERVTR, from the coding sequence GTGACCACTTCACTGCGGAGCCGCGTTCGCGCCGGTGACCCCGCCGCGTTCGGCGAACTGTTCGACACGGCCGCCCGCCGCGTCTACAACCACGCGTACCGGCTGCTCGGCGACTGGTCCGCGGCCGAGGACGCGGTCTCGCTGACGTTCCTCGAGGCGTGGCGGTGCCGCTCGCGGGTGCGGCCCGACGGGGATTCGCTGGTGCCGTGGCTGCTGGGCATCGCGACGAACGTCGCCCGCAACACCGCGCGGGCCCGGCGCCGGCACGCGGCCGCGCTGGGCCGGTTACCGATGCCGCACGACGAACCCGACTTCGCCGACGACGTCGCCGACCGGGTCGACGTCCTGGCCTCCGCGCGCTCCGCCCAGGAGGCGCTGGCGCGGTTGCGTCGGCCGGAACGGGAGGTGTTCGCGCTGTGCGTGTACGCCTCGCTGGACTACGCGGCGGCGGCCGAGGCGCTCGGGATCCCGGTGGGCACCGTGCGGTCCCGGCTCTCCCGGGCGCGCGCCCGCTTGCGTGACGTCACGGTTCCGGCCGAGCGGGTGACCCGGTGA